The sequence below is a genomic window from Pecten maximus chromosome 14, xPecMax1.1, whole genome shotgun sequence.
TCTTGTCACTTGTGTGTTCAAAATCACATGGcaatttgtaatattatataccaaGCGGCTATTTTAGATATCAGGCTAGGCAAGATGAAGAGACTACCAAAATGAATTTCCCTCATAAGGGGGTACGTGTTAGATGGTATTAAAATggggacccccccccccccccccccccccgcggcattatttgtttacaaaaatgCGACCCACTGTAACAACGAATCGCTTGATTTTTCTGCGAAATTATTACTGCCAATGAAAAGAGCATATTCCAAAATCCTTTGTTATACACTTGACATAAAATGTCAAACTAACATCACATAACGTGCTgttaaatccaagatggcggcggcGATGTCTGACCCTATTTGCACCCGTCACATCTCTGGGGTGTGcctaatgagtgtcctgtgagggtttttgcacgccccgcaattcgttaagtgatattttaaaataatttcaggtcttggaggctcttggctatcgcaaaattattgtttacagatttaagccgatttcacccctgggaccttgaatgtaggtcaaggtcatttatgtgaacaaaattggtagccctttatcccagcatgctacaggcccaatatcaagtccctgggcctcttggttatcgagaagaagtcgtttgaagattatagcctatttgacccatgtgaccttgaatgaaggtcaaggtcatttatttgaacaaactttgtagcccttcaccccagcatgctacaggcccaatatcaagtccttgggcctcttggttattttgCATAGTAATAGATTcaatgttcatctgtatgatgcagaaaaaaatatttaaaaagacTAATTAACGAATAGCGGGGCGTGTAAAATCTCTCACAGGACtctcattcctcacaggacactcgcatcGTAGTGCATCGTAACTTCGTCGATACATTTGCTCATATTTGCATTATATGCACTCGTCCAATCAGATTAAGGAATCGGCCGAGGTTAGCCGAATGCCTATATTGTAGTACAACGGAAACGGAAATAAGGGTCATTGAACCAGGcagttttctctggccctgtcaccatgtctggtgtagcctacaccagacatggtgacagggccagagaaaactcgggctaggcaATATTGAGACGTGTCCCTGTGGCAAACAGTCATAAATAACTTGTGCTATAAAGGGCCGATCTAAACGCCAATAGGCTATCAATGAAAGTAATGGTTATAACACACGTCTCATGAAGATAAGAGTTTAATTTTCGAAGCGTAGTCATAGTGAATGTTACCTTCCACGAAATGATCCGAACAGACTTTTGAGTGAACTGACGGCGTGAAGCCCTTTCTTCCTATGGCGGCGATCCATTTCGTTCTTCTTTCCCTACTCAGTTCCTCAGACCATTTGTCTTCATGTAGTCTAACTGTTGGAAAACCATAAAATCCACGCTTCGCACTGTTGTCTGCTCGATTGGTACAACCATAAACAACACACGTGTGAACCATTATGTGATTGTTTACATGTGCTGCGGGTGACTGATCATGACCTCAGGAAATGTTTGACCCACAAGATGGCGGGTGAGGACAAAACCCGGAATGCACTCAGGCGTGAAGagatttttcataatattttgtatttattaggATATATCTCCgttattactgaatggatttttgttCAGACACCAGCAGTAAAAGGGTTGATTTATCCCCTTTAAAATGGTATAAGtaatatttaacagtatcaaaaattagaagtgaaagtggtggccggaatgaacccatATGGATATTACCGTAAATACTACAAAGCTGAAGTTCGATTGACggagtattaactgtatgatttTCTTTTGATGCTAAACTGTCTAGAACGGATATATCTCCATTACTtgtttgaaaacttgtaaccCAGTGGTCTCTTCCATTATGGTGAATTTGAACAGAAGGTGAAACTACAGATTGAAAAGCTATTTGGTTTTTCCATTTGCATTTATTTGAATCATATACTGGAGCTAAGTTTGTCAACTGAAAACCATTCAAACCAGGAAATTGTTTAGACATTATTGATTGTACTTCATTTATAATATCAGAACAAATCCATTCTTTATtggaaattttaagtttatggCTTTCATTTAAGTTATTTACCCATGGGTTTTGTAGCGACTCTGTGTTATCAGCGACTTTACGTTTTTTAACAAGttgtacattacattgtatcttcgctaatattacatgtatcagaatCTTCTAACTGAAATCTTAATTTCTTTTTGGAACACGTGGTTTCCTTTTTTTACAGGACTTAAAGTTTCCTTTTTAATAGATTGGTTTGTAGGAGTCTTTATTTGTTGAATAGGAGTTTTTGATGGACCTAGTTTTTTCGTAGATTTTGGCGTTTTAGGTGGCGTACTATATACcattattgtatcattatctTGATTAAGAGTAACCGAATCAGGTGCCGCAATTACATCCCTATCATAATCGTTACATCTTGGTTTTTTTCTGCCTGATTTTTTATCGTTtctttttaaactgtttttagataactgttttaaactaaCGGTTCTTTTACTGTCTACAATTTCATCCCCCATTTTCATTCTAGCAGCCATGGTATGGTAACAAGTTCCAGTAGACGGACATTGACAAGTTTCCTTTGGATATAATGTAACTGCATATTTAGAATTGTTGTTCCCACATACAACGAACGCTTTTTGATTTTCAACAAAAGTGACACCATTATTTTCTAAAACTAATCTAGCTAAACATACCTGAGACAGATTTTTATTTGATGGTtgacttttattttctaaacCTTCTTGAATATTATcagttatttgttgtttgtcgGTTTTGAGATCGTTTGATATGTCTACTTCTTTAGATTCACTAACTTTACTAACATTAGGTTCTTGAACTGATTCACTGTCTTGGACTGGATTATCTTATAAGTAGTATATAATTGGCTTCCTAGTTAACAGTCATCGGCCAGCGTAAGCTCATCTAAAGATTAATTATATTCATCAAGGTGTGAACGAGCCGCCCGTTACCTGGTCATGGTGACCGGTGTACCGTATAGGCCTATATAGTATATGTTGTTTTAGTATAGACGTAGTGTGGTATCGGCTTGGACATACTCGTAAAATGGCGTCCGTGAATTTCAACTGagttcattccggccaccacttttgcaccgaagttgtaatgaatattaataaatgtTATATCAGCTTAAAGCCTATAAAATTATCTTGTCCAGAGTGTGTTCCGAACAGAAATCGGTTAAGTAATAAAAGAGTAATGGCCAATAAAtatggaaatttacatgtaactttgacgattttgctattttttcacaccacatcaattcattccggccaccacttttgaaAGTAATATCGAACATGTATTCAAACAGTTTATAACATGTGAAAGAGTACTTAATTCTCCGTTTTTGTGTGGTTCCCGaacaaaaatctgttcagtaatatttgagatatgggtatttattataacgaaaacagttgtaaatatcgacatttttattccatatgggttcattccggccaccactttcacTTCTATTTTTTGATACTGCTAGATATAACTTATACCATTTTAAAGGGGATAAATCAACCCTTTTACTGCTGGTATCCGaacaaaaatccattcagtaataacGGAATTATGAcctaataaacacaataaatcaacaaaaatctcTTCACGCCTGAGTGCATTCCGGGTTTTGTACTCGCCCCAAGATGGCGGCGGTCGCCGGATCACGTGatgtgtgacgtcatcagaattCTATCTATTGGGTTTTTCCAGAATGGGAATTTCCGAAAATTGTCTAGCCAGAGATGTGTATCGAGAACGTTATATCAGGGGGATGTCACTGGAAGTGAACTGTCTGGttgaaacttttgaaaaatagtCGTTGATAACTGAAGTTAAAGTGAACCACAGACTGAACATATCCATATACAGAGGAATAGCcttaatgaatttgaacaattTGTTACATGATGGCAAGGGGTCGAATACCAACCGAAAGTCGGAACAAGAACTACAATGGCGCGAGGTCCCGGGGTAATGTAGACGGGAAAGTTGCTCAAATCCCCGTATCTCATAACAGTGGAAATGAAGCAGAGGTAATGATTACTGCCAGATAATggaaatataaatgttatattattattaattctCTGTGTCGGGATTACGGGGTACGACGCTATAAACTCGTGATAAATCTGTTTACCCAACGACTCCaatcacataattatatatacggCTACATGTACTTGCTTCATAAGACCATTTGTCAATACAGTCAAAATCATATGTAATTTAAAGCTTCATTATGCATATAGTTTTGACATTAGTTTATGAAAAAAGGATATTTCCATGTAAAGTTTCAATTCCTATACTGTTGAATTTCTGACATAAATTTTTAAGTTCTTGATTGAGCCAATAACTAGGCTATATTATCTATTATTAATTGTATTTTCTATATTGCTGTTTTCACAGAAGCTGTCAGAAGCTGCTGGTGGTATCTCTGATAAGGAGGCGCCGGATGAATCTGCCTTATTTCCACCTGATATTGAGAAGGGCGATGATGAGAGCAAGAATTCTCAGGAAAGTGATAATGGACTGGTTCATCAAGGCAAAGTTGTAAACATTAAGGCATCAAAAGTCCGCCGTCTTTCGCCAACAATGTACAGGTCTTTGTCATTAAACGCTGAACAAGGTTTCAAGTCACCACCAAAAGATTACGGAAACTTTGAAAGTGGCAGTGATGTTACAAAATCTGactttattaatattaatattccTTGGCAATACAAAAAAAGCACATCAGCAACATGGACTCAAACTGAAGTTGTAAGTACATCTGATAGCCTTATACAACTTGGCAGCACAGACTCGTGTGAAGTACAGCCAGTTGGGGGATACTTGGAACAGAAGAATGACAGACTAAAATCACTTTATCGAATCCTTGCAATTGACGACCAGAGCCTTGCACCATGTACAGATATTGGTGGTGTCGGTTCTGCAGTTAGTGGCTCTACAGAAATCAAACCACATTCAAATTATCCACTGTTACATGTAGCCAGCAACTCTAAATACAAACATGGATATAATAACTTGAAGAAAAGAGCTAAAAGCAGTCATAAACAGAGGATGAGCTCTCATTTCGAAAGTGCTTGTAGTTCATCTGGTCATTGTTTCCATCCAAACCAAACTCATGATTGGCGCAGTCATGATGCTAAGAAGATGTATATGTACAACTATGCAGCTTCAAGAACTGGGCATATATGGGCAAGAGAAAGACATACAAACTTTTTCACAGAGGTTGGAACTTGCTCCCACATTGGTGATGGATATGTCCTGACCTGTTTTCACTGTATCGAGAAGATCTTTTTAAGAGATGATTGGCAAAATGAACAATATTTACAGCAAGATCTGGTTGTTACTTTTCCAGAAATTGGTGTTCAAAAACTGCACCCTGGAAGTACTTTAGTCAAGTACGGATTTGAACCCTGTTTATTCTCTCACAGTGAAACTAAAGAGCTTGACTACGCTGTCCTGCgattggatcttggtgatgcGGAACAGGTTCCACCTCACTATGCAAAATACACAAACAAGACAATCGACCAGGAACTTCCAGTCTACATTGCTGGCTACCAACTCCATCCGAAATATCCGTATGGCAAATTAGTTATGGATTCAACAGCACTCAAACTACCAAGGCAAGCACTGAGCTTAGATTCTGTTAAATCCTGGAGTAAGAAGCTCGGAAGTAGTTTTCAAGCTCAAGCTCGAAAATCAACACATTACCCAGTAAATAGATGTGGACGATTTTCCCCATTATTAACAAAACTCATAATGGGAGCGTCAGGTGGATTCGGTCTGACATCACATCCTCAAGATGACTTACCAGTTGTAAACTTCATGTATCGGGCAGGCTATCCAAAGGCTTACTATGCTAGCTTTTTTGACAATGCTTCAACTTCATGTGATGATCGTCTGGCCATACAAAATAACCTTCCTCCGTGCTGGACATTTCAGGAAGGTACACCCATTGGAACCATTGTAGAGGAGATCAAGAAAAGTCCATTTCCATCCTTGAACTCCATTTCATTCCTGCAGTCAGACATTTAGTTGGCAATCTAGTAGAATCTACAATTTGTTAAACTGAAATTTGTTGTTGTGTACCTTTATAAACTAGTAGAGCTCAGGAAACATACATTCTTGAACACTATTAGATTTTTGTTGCCAAACATTTATCTGATAATCAACTGGAGATTGTGGAAGTATAGCTGGAGTTCAGAGAATTCCCTGACGCTGAGGAATACCAAGCTGTCATGATCAGTgcacagtacatgtacagtgatgaCTGGTAAAAACAGGAAGCgatgtacatatttatgattttaaaaaagATTGATTATTTGCTGTTAGATTTAATTTAAgtcaaattaattatatataaacatcaatatattttagtcagtgtatatattacatacatacagtgtatattgtattCTGTGTATGTAGGTACAGTGTAGAGTATTGTAGATTTTTAGATTTATGGatcaaacaattagcgatgagacattttacttcaaatTTCATTGTGTATTTCAGTTTGAATTTGGTGCTGAATTATATAAGCTTGTGtactgaaatacaaaaaaaaatatacttgaaacatacattttgtgGTTATAATTATCCAGCTTTTAATTTTCATGGTACATATGCATGTCAAATTTCTGAatatgccaaaaaaaaaaaaaaaaaaaagatacaaacatgatacatgtaccatcaatttttttttataccatgtatttatat
It includes:
- the LOC117342331 gene encoding THAP domain-containing protein 1-like, which produces MVHTCVVYGCTNRADNSAKRGFYGFPTVRLHEDKWSEELSRERRTKWIAAIGRKGFTPSVHSKVCSDHFVEELLKWSASHRFMITPGQYLCQQGKDPEGHQREKPLFKHPKSFMWLESGIV
- the LOC117342160 gene encoding uncharacterized protein LOC117342160, with the translated sequence MMARGRIPTESRNKNYNGARSRGNVDGKVAQIPVSHNSGNEAEKLSEAAGGISDKEAPDESALFPPDIEKGDDESKNSQESDNGLVHQGKVVNIKASKVRRLSPTMYRSLSLNAEQGFKSPPKDYGNFESGSDVTKSDFININIPWQYKKSTSATWTQTEVVSTSDSLIQLGSTDSCEVQPVGGYLEQKNDRLKSLYRILAIDDQSLAPCTDIGGVGSAVSGSTEIKPHSNYPLLHVASNSKYKHGYNNLKKRAKSSHKQRMSSHFESACSSSGHCFHPNQTHDWRSHDAKKMYMYNYAASRTGHIWARERHTNFFTEVGTCSHIGDGYVLTCFHCIEKIFLRDDWQNEQYLQQDLVVTFPEIGVQKLHPGSTLVKYGFEPCLFSHSETKELDYAVLRLDLGDAEQVPPHYAKYTNKTIDQELPVYIAGYQLHPKYPYGKLVMDSTALKLPRQALSLDSVKSWSKKLGSSFQAQARKSTHYPVNRCGRFSPLLTKLIMGASGGFGLTSHPQDDLPVVNFMYRAGYPKAYYASFFDNASTSCDDRLAIQNNLPPCWTFQEGTPIGTIVEEIKKSPFPSLNSISFLQSDI